The genome window GAGGGCTTTTAGAAGGCAGGATCAAGGCTCAATAATAGCAGAGTAAAGGAAAGCACACAGTAAAAGGGATGAAGGTGAATGGTAAACACTAGCCTTGAGTGAACACTGAAAATTGAAGGACTATATTTTTATAGTCATTGAAAATCCATTAAACACGAAATCAATACCATGATCAATATTGGTTTATGTGTGAGTAACTCGAGATACGTGTCAACGCTTCCTGTCATACCACCCACAGCTTTCTTTATGTGTCAACATGGATAGATGGCTATAAGCCGACTGTGCAATGAGTACTTTCTGCGTCATGTTCCCTTTACTGTATTGACAAACTAAGGTAACAGTATTAATCCAGTAAATAAAAAGGCCACAGCAGTGTGGCAAAGTCCAGCGGATGTGATTGATTTTTGATCAGTCTTTCTGGTTATAACAGTCATTCCAGTTTCTAAATGAGCGGACTACGAGGTTTCGTACCAGCAGTATTTTGTACGTGTATTTCAGTTCCAGTTTCTGGGCAGGTTGTCGAGGATCCTGCGCCGATGTGAAGGGTTTGTCACTCCTGCGGTGTGTAAATCCTCCTCAGTGATACCACTGCAGGGGGGGAAAATGGCACAAAATCAAACCTGACTGAAACTTCAATAGTTAATTACCTAAGTTCGTAAGGTGCCTGTCATCACGACCAGATTTATTTCCACATTTGTGCCTCAGTTAGGCTCTAACCGACATGTTCAGTCATGCTGACATGTTCAGTCATCTTACTTAAAATGAGCATGACTGTCACATGCACGCAGATAATTTGACCAGGCCTACAAGTGACTATTGCAAGTGTCTCATTACCACTGAGGTTATCTGTACGGACAAATATATCTTGCTCTGAGTAGTCACAGCCAGCCACAATATTTTTGTCTGAAGGTGAAATGCAGTAAATAGCCTACTTAAGTACAGCTTGGGAAACATGTCATCAGAAACAATTTTACCTGAAGTAATCCAGATCATCCCAGCCATTGAGGCTGAGTCCCAGGGTGTATTTCTGGAGACCCAGAGCGCTGAGAAGCTCCCGCACGGTTTCTGGTGCACATTGGAGGACCGAGACCTGCGTGGAGAAAGCAGATAGAAGTTTTACAGAGAACAAGCCACGTCTTTTAAAAAAACTGTCGTAGAGAATATTGACCTACTTCTTTCTCCCAGCTGTAGCCTCTATCTCCATGCATAGAAGGTCCATTCCTATAATTTGGCCTATGGTTGAGTATGCCTCTTTGCATAGGGGGGAAGAAGAAGTCAACTTCGCTGAGGGACTTGGCCATCTGCAGAGCAGTGAGCGAGTTGTCTCCTGAAGGTCCAGGCGGTTGCTGATCCACTATCCAGGGTACAGAGGCCTGAGAGTGTGCTGAGGCAGGGGGGGTGTAGGGGAACGCTGACGGCACCTTGGAGGCCCGGATAGGACTGGTTCTCTCTGGGAGAAGCTGATGATGATCCCTTCTGGTTTTTTCCCTGATGATTGCTGATTGGTTCATATACAAGTTCCTCAGGTTCTTGTCTGGCAGTACGGAGTCTTGAATGTTTTTCTTACATTGGTATTTGTCTCTGGGTTGTGAGGTCTGTTCCTGGTACTGTGACATGGTGTTGCCTGAGGGTGGAGGTATGGGAGATGGGCTCTTGGCTGGGAAGAGCTGATAGGAGGAGTTGGTTTGGGGTGTATGATGGTCAGTGGTTGGAGTGTACTGGGGTGGGATGGCTGGAATTTCAATCTCTGTAAAGTCTGATCTGCGACAGGGTCTTCTGTCGAAGCCCTGACGTCCTGAGATCTTTGGGAGCTGCAAGGCCTCATTTCCAGACCAGATGACCTGAGGGTCCCTCAGCTGAGGGAGAGCCTCCTCCACCCTGCGTGTCACTGACACACCTTCAAAAATGAAGTAGGCTGGGTTGGTGTAGCTGCTTGCAGTGAGTTTAGGAGGAACTGCCAAAGACCTGCAATGAAAATTAATACTTTTAGAATGTTTACGATTGAGTGTTTTTGTACTAAATGTGACCTCTATTCTCAATGAATGTCTTTGCATTATTTAGTTTTCTTCTCTGTAGTGATCATATAAAAAGTGTCACtgtgataaaaaaatgtatttgggCATGTGGCTTGACTTACAGATGGAAGATGAAATACAATCAAAGAGTCCAGCTTGAGTCATACGGCCATGATTTTAACACTACACACCAGCGTAAAAAATGTTAACTTGAAAAACCATTACAAGTTTGTGGTATAGTTTtggaaatatatattgtaactATATTCATAGGATTTAGGAACTGAGGATTCTTTCAAAAGTGAGTCTATCACACTCAAGTCTAGCTTGGCCATTTAACACTGATAGTGGTGACTGTGGGGAGGGTAAGTGGGTGCCTAGCAGGAGGTCAGTGGTCTGATCCCAAGCCCTTGCAATCAACATGTCAAAGTCTCCTTGGGCAAGATTCTAAACAGCACATTGCTCCAGAAGGTCTAGGGTACTCAAGGGTATGTAAGTTGTGGgaagtttttaaaaaaaacttgGGAGAACTTTTCCTTGAGAGGCGTTCTGCTGCCTTACCCTGATGCTCAGAAACATTAAGAGGTGCTCACCTGTTTATTGGGACACGTGTAGATGCAGGAGACATGTGTCCTCTGGCAAGACCTTTGTCATTTTTCTCAAAGGAGAACCACTCTGAAAAAAGTCAAATCAGAggaaataaacacatttcataATCAGCCACACTTCCTTAAAGTCTGTTTGATGCCTGGAGGGCAAGGCCGTGCCAGTTGCCAATCACACAGCATGGTGATGTTTGTTGGAGGGTCTGACCTGGTGACATACTTTCAACCTGCCCTGTCTCACTGTCTCAGGATGCATCTGCTCAGTGTCAGTCAATCAGGAGCCAAAAGAGGAACGTTCGATAGACCAGCAAGGATAAAGTCAGGCCAGGGGTTATTAGGAAACCAAATAGAGGAAGCAATGGGAGACTCACGGGGGAGTCAAAGAAGTCAGGGACAGTGCAGATGAAAGTTGAGTGGGAAGTGATAGTGCAAGCATAGCAGAGGGTAGGAGAGGTTCAGGCTGACGCACCATAGGTCTTCTCCCGTGTTCCCCGTCTCTCCTTGGGCACATGAACCCTGACACGTCCTCTTATCGAACCCATCTCCTCACCTCGGTGACTCAAAAAGGTCTCGAACTGCTCAGATGCACCGGTGAGTGAGCGCAGAGCCACACAGCATTCCCCTATAAAACAACATTTATAGATTATTTATAAGAACAATATGACATTTCACACTGAAACAAAATGTAGAGTGCAATCTATTCTAGATGGTTGAGCGGGATTTTCTTAGACCTTGACTGACTGTTGTTAAACTACATTGAAGGTCAATCAAATTTGATTTGGAGCACTAAATCATATCTTTATATACAACACTTAGTGCCTCAAAATACAGTATTCCATCCACTTTAATCTGAACATTTCCTGCTTCTCGTAGAGATGAAAAAACTCTCGGTAGAAAAAGTGATATAAACCTTTAACAAATCAATGTGCCATTTTGAAAGATATTCAATACAACGTTTTGGAGGTCAAGTTTAAATTAAATTAGCCAAATGTatcaaaatataattaaaatgtcTAAAATAATAGATAGCACTTGTGATAAGAGTGATAAAACAAGACAATTTCATGTTATGAGTAATTATTAGACAAAATGAATTTGCCGTGACCAACCGTATGACTCAAATCCGTCACATGACTTGACAGACAACAGCAGGTGCTGGTCCTGAAGATACTCCATGTCAGACTTGATTGGAAAAAGCTATGACAGACATAAAAACATCAAggttttgatttaaaaaacaaacaaatattttAAGCCGTTTCCAAATGAGTCTCTAACCTTTGGCAGTTGTTTGAAGGACCAGCCCAGTTTGAGAAATCTGGGAACATCACAGCTCTGTGAGTCATTCTCACTTGATCGCCGTGTATCTGCGAAGAAGACAGGAAGGAATCTTTGCCACTGTGATGCACAATGGCTTTtctattttaaaaaaaacattgtaaCCATACCTTCGATGCAAGGAGAATGAAAATCAATGAAGAATTTGGCCTTGCTTGCCGTCTTCACAATGGCCTCGATGCCTTCAAGCTCTATCcaggccctctccacgcctgaCTTTGTTTCTGTGCGAGACAAAGGCAGAACAACACTGTTCACTTGATGAAGGGGTTGAATCATAATCTCTCTGTTTGTGTCCAAAAGGCAACAACAATGACAGCACCTGTTTTGGAGCTGAACTGTGACGTGACTCCCACTTGGAACGTGGCAAAAACAGGAGAGTGATCGCTGGTGAATATGTCATCCGTGCAACCTGGTGGGACACAAATAGAACTTTATTATGAGAATTGTAATCAAAACACTCACAATATCTGATATGTATTATAGCTAAGCATGAGAGGATATTAAAATGCACATGTCGTAAATAGATAAGCCAAATAATTGTGATTCCTAATTCTGAGTATTTTTAATTCCTCACAGATTTGACAAAATCCTTTTTagttgaaaaacaaacaatccaACCAAATGTGATAACAATAAATCATAAGTTATCCCTGCATATATACTGTATTAATGTTCTTTCTTACAAAATACTTTCTGTTTCTTTAAAATCAGGGTCCATTTTTTACACCCTTACTGTAACAACGAGATAGACAGCATTTTCAAGTCACTAATGTAAGGGTGTTAAAGATTATcctgaaaatgaaaatgtatttgAAGCACTATTGTGCTCGTGATACATTTCTATATAGTCGCATCTGTAACTAAAATCATATAAATTGCAAAGCACTGTAAGGCAGATAAGCTGTCAGCCATCCTGTTTTTCACAAAATGTGACAAATGGGGATACATAAAGTACTTTTGCTACTATGCAGGAGTTTTAGAGTTTTCATAGTTTTCTGAGGTTGGAGACAGAAGCTCGGGCAGAATGAGAGGAAATGACTGTGTTCCTCCATGGACCACAGACCAGGATGTAGGGTTTGACCGTTGTTCTTTTAGGGTTGCTCTCAATTTGCAGTGGTACAAATAAAGAATTACCACTAATTCGAGAGTGCTGCATCAAAATCTTTAGCTATGTCTAGACCTGTGCGCACTGATATCTGATGCTCTTAGGTTATGCATGACTTAACTATTTACTTTTCTATTAAAGCTTATCTGAGCTTGTTTTGTCCCATTCTCCAGGTCTTACCATACGCTGTGCAGaagatgtgtgtctctgggtaAGACTTCCACAGAATCCGATCACACCACGATGGCACATTGACGCGTACCTACAGGAACAGATTCAGCTATAAAACACCAATGTATTGTACAACAAATAAAATTGCCAGATGTAGAAATGGTATGCAAGGAATGTTGCTTTCATTCCTGTTATATCAGACGTATCTTTTTTTTTACTACAGCTATTTTTAGGGATCATGGCAGCTGCTGTCAGCCATCTCTCTCTACAGATCCCTTAAATTGGATCAAGTTACACATAAAAATATCTTGAGGCAACTGTTTACGAATAGTAGAATTTAAACATTAGTTGTTCTTTGCTGGTATAGAATAAATTGCATATTTAGCATCACAGTCTAAAATCcttgtgctttgttttaactGGATATTAGCTTATCACGTGAAGATtattatcatctgatatttaagaagtgtgttacatttgaaatggcagaaagtcttgttgcaatttccagatattaaaagaggtcccttgagtttctctggtaattatcaattgtagcagtgaatactgttcaaacaatacctgtgtttgtgttttatattgatttctctgttttatcctttcataaatgtgaggactaaaatggctataaacaagggctggttggagtaaacagggttttattgctctgtgggggaggtgtaggtatgcaggacagggggctgggtggatgagagtatattctgcttaagatctctagcatgtcatgtttcagggaagtctacatatcttgaatagtatatgtgtgggtttaattactttgtattaataataagcagtctgtgtaaccagaagttggagatatgagagatgaaatctTTGTGTTATCTTTGTGAGCAAGGGAATATACTTTAGACCcaactgtggtctctggaatgtggggagatgtgtgtgtggactgtggaggctgcagaaatatgagacagtgaatgccagaggtgtttgtttgagatgaccggaaaagacgacccgttaaactccaccccttcctgtctgtgttggtattGAGAGCCTGTTCATCCTTTtgttctgtctctcttctcgcgctgcCCAGACCGGAGGGTCGAAGCAGCacgtgaacaaggccaggagtaggcatattcctgacattacgcatatgatatgatatggctttgtatggtatggtaatgtattatattgtattgcattattaccttttataattaaaacagattgttgtttaaccctcgtcctggttgttttgagtgttccttcttttgAAGCAAACTCATGGGATCGGCGCGGAGAAGTCAAACCTTCTCCTTCACACGCTATTATGTTAAAGACATTGTGCTGCCATTGTATGGACACACTTACCATCCTTTATAAAACAATAGACACACAAAATAATTATGTTTTAAATTGATAAAAGAAACATTCAATCATTTGAAAACTCATGAGTTGTTCTTCATCAGGAACTTATTATAAACAAGTAAAAAGTTGTTAAGAAATATCAGTCGGGACCAAAAAGACAGACTAACAAATGGCTTCAAATCTAAAATCATTGAATAGTTTATGGCTTTAATGTCCAGACATTTTTCGTCGACTACTCAGAGGTGCGGATGTAGCTTTTATTATAGGCGTCTGTTCTCTTTCCTGAAGCTTAAATATTTTTTGATGGACATGTCATCCTGTTTTTCTGTGTTGCGTTTGTGTTAAAAGAAAATGACTCACTCCTGAAGTTTTGTACTTTTGCCAAAGGTAGCAGTCTCTGGAGCCCCGCTCATACCGGTAGGTGGGTGGGAATGCAATCTTCTCTTCCTCTTAACCACGATAAACAGGGATAGAGAGAACAAAGTCAGGTAAGCCAAAGCAGAGCCGATTAAAAAAAATGGCACTTATTAACTTATGATTAATTATGGAATTGCAAATAGCTTTAAAGagcattatatattttaataaagaACAATGGCAAATTGCAAAGGGAAAACTCACTGAAATTGAGAAAGGACTTCCTCTTGTGTCTCTCTCGGGTCAGCTGGTCTGCACACATGAGATCCTCAAACTCCCTCTTAGAAACATGTTTCAGGATGTCCTAAAGTGAGGAACGGAAAGAAGCAGTTACATTAACTGGGGATTTTTTAATAATACATCTTACACTAAAGTGGGGCATTGTGCATAATGACTCCTATTATTATTGACAATTCAAGTCAGTGATCTCCAAAAGAGGATCTGTGACAAAGGTTCCTCTGAGTTACTGCAGGGGTGCTGCCAAATTATGGTTTGATaatgttttaaaaacacataACATTTACATAAATCCAACATATTATGCAATCTAGCAAAGGTAAATCGACATTGATAATAGGCTTACTGTTGCCCATGTGTTGTGTGGAATTCTTTAAACTAGCTTATTTATGCAAAATCACTTTCTGTCACCTATCCACAATGGAAAGCTAGTTAGATGGATACATTcagttttattattttaatggCAGAGAATGTAATGCACCATAAAACTATATATTTACAGATTACATTTTAGGTTGCCTCacttattattttatattacaGCTTAGTGATCCTTAGCCTACATTTTCTTTGAAAACCCCtaatttaagtatattttgatgctaatactttagtGCTTTTACTGAAGTAACCATTTGAATGAagaactgagtacttcttcAAACACTGCCATTAAGTCAGTCTTCAAGGGTGCCAAatcaaaacaattaaaatagagcaatgaataataaagaaataaaaacagACCTGTacgtccaagtcgagtctgtaGTTGAGGTCTCCGCACCAGAAGAGATGGGAGAAGTGCAGGCTGAGGTCAAAGGCCCCGAGCTGTTTGTCCCCCAGAGAGAGCAGCCTGAGAATGTCCACAAAGTTCTGGTTCCTCCTGAACAGGACACACATCATAAGAGACAATTGTACTATTGTATGTAATACAAAGAAATGAAACGGGAGCACACACATTTAATGTTTGTCCACAATACCTTAGGACTTTCTCACTTCCAGAGGTCAGGTGGCAGTTAACAAACCCAAAAGATGTCCCGTTAAAGAGGAAAGACACACCGACTGCTCCCTTGTTTCCTGAAACAACAGAGACATTCGGTTAATATCACATTGTATTCTGTTAATCGTGCACTTTTATTCCTGGCTGGCAGCACTGATACTGTACATTTTCTGTGTTTGCTCTGAGTGTATTTGTACTTGTGAGATCATGCAGGGCAGTTTACCCAA of Pseudochaenichthys georgianus chromosome 10, fPseGeo1.2, whole genome shotgun sequence contains these proteins:
- the inppl1b gene encoding inositol polyphosphate phosphatase-like 1b, whose product is MATAAWYHRDISRVHAEDLLARAGRDGSYLVRDSESVPGAYALCLLFQRHVHTYRILPDADGLLAVQTTQGVQVNCFRTVEDLVLGYQHPHKGLVTPLLYAVPRDSDTGDESSDDEKPAPVPGPVHTAPSTGPPAKPAPHTLFLDKLQEVNTSSTAGEVIGLLNDYLFSELPLDIENVHKGATTLCHLKRTLGTACQGLNSEIDLTLSSLETLANVFDHPSCSLTKTKAQGQEMEIDSVLFKISALVSLLSSLEKKVLKALQDAVTNHNLAVQPSPPPPEPTSIIVTSVKNQARQLPVHSFQVKMVRYGRQTVSVDVDTGVLLFDRKAGSFGIERVSHDRIFQIVKFQSSPAKVRMVVDSHHNTPREMTFESARKRDAFCQLLQLMKTRHSHLSEPDVISVFVGTWNMGGSPPPRSLQSWVTCCGLGHTPDASTALLPHDIYALGTQENPQGEREWTEHVKTTLRSYTHIDYKQVAVQSLWNMRLAVFVKPEHESRISHVNTASVKTGLGNTLGNKGAVGVSFLFNGTSFGFVNCHLTSGSEKVLRRNQNFVDILRLLSLGDKQLGAFDLSLHFSHLFWCGDLNYRLDLDVQDILKHVSKREFEDLMCADQLTRERHKRKSFLNFKEEKIAFPPTYRYERGSRDCYLWQKYKTSGVRVNVPSWCDRILWKSYPETHIFCTAYGCTDDIFTSDHSPVFATFQVGVTSQFSSKTETKSGVERAWIELEGIEAIVKTASKAKFFIDFHSPCIEDTRRSSENDSQSCDVPRFLKLGWSFKQLPKLFPIKSDMEYLQDQHLLLSVKSCDGFESYGECCVALRSLTGASEQFETFLSHRGEEMGSIRGRVRVHVPKERRGTREKTYEWFSFEKNDKGLARGHMSPASTRVPINRSLAVPPKLTASSYTNPAYFIFEGVSVTRRVEEALPQLRDPQVIWSGNEALQLPKISGRQGFDRRPCRRSDFTEIEIPAIPPQYTPTTDHHTPQTNSSYQLFPAKSPSPIPPPSGNTMSQYQEQTSQPRDKYQCKKNIQDSVLPDKNLRNLYMNQSAIIREKTRRDHHQLLPERTSPIRASKVPSAFPYTPPASAHSQASVPWIVDQQPPGPSGDNSLTALQMAKSLSEVDFFFPPMQRGILNHRPNYRNGPSMHGDRGYSWEKEVSVLQCAPETVRELLSALGLQKYTLGLSLNGWDDLDYFSGITEEDLHTAGVTNPSHRRRILDNLPRNWN